One Candidatus Bathyarchaeota archaeon genomic window, AGAGGCAAGTTAATACTCATATTGACAGATAGTAAACAAGATGATTTTTGTAAAAACCTTAAAATTCTCTATCCACATAGAGTTTATGTACTAGACGTGACTAAAAAGAGGTATGATATAGAACTATTACGTAAGTATGACTCTATTATAACTTTCTTACGTGAGGGTGAAAATGTTAAAAAGATTAACTATGAGACCATAAAGAACTATGCGAAAGATGGGCATGATGTCATAATGTGCCTCTACGAATATGCTTATTACAATAAGTTGAAGTTCAATAAGGAGTACACTGGAAAAGTGAAGCCGATGATCAAGATACTTTTTGAAAATGATATAACAAATGGTTTTCATAAATCTGATCTTATTTATTGGTATGGGAACATAGGAGGTGGGATAAATGATCCAAACTCAGATCAGCTTATTCAAAGACAAATATTGGATGTTAAGGAAAGTGATAGGGTGAAGGTAATAGCTAGCTCTACAATAAATAAGGGTGCAGTCATAATTGAGGAAAAAATTGAGAAAGGAAGAATAATAGCAATAGACCTCATATCGCCGAATGAGGCTATAGAATGGGACTTCAAGGGGAGCGCTAATAAGTATGTCATACTAGGAAACATATTGAGTGGAAGTGTTAGATATGGTAAGTATTATCAAAGAAAGCTATCTTATGAAGAGTTTATTGGAGCGATGAAGAAGTTGTGTAGAAAATATAAGCATTTATGGATAGAAGAAGAAGGTGTATCGAGCGATGGAAGCAAAATTTATAGTATAAATGCTGGGATACAAACAAAACCGATGTTTTTATTCGTAGCAACGCTTCATGGTTGGGAGTGGGAAAATGCGTATGGACTTTTAACTTTTGCGGAATATATAGGGGAACACCCTGATGATGAAAGAATAAGGTTAAACGATTACTTCATTAAGATAATTCCAATAGCCAATCCTTACGGTTATAAGAATAATACACGCCACAACGCTAATGGGGTAGACTTAAACCGCAATTTTAATTATAAGTGGGAAGAATTTAAAATGCAGCATCCACGTCAAGATGTGGCGCAACCTTGGGACTATGATTGGAAAGGATATTCTCCTGCTTCAGAGCCGGAGACCAAGATACTTCAGAGAATAATAGATTCACATGAAATAGCGTGTGTTGTAGATTTTCACTCGGCATCGTCAACTGTACTTGCGAAACCTGAAAGACCTGACAACGCGATCTTAGACCTAGTATATGCAGAAGTGGTTCGTAATTTGAAAGACAGATATATTAGAGTCGTGTGGGGTACACCGGGAAAGCATATTCAGCTAACAATTGATTACTTGACGACGTTAAATGAGGACCCGGAATTAATAAACTATGCAGCTAATAGAGGATTAGCTTTCTTAGTAGAGACAATTGGAAACAGAGATGAAACACACGGGCTAGTTATGCACACCGACCTAGTCGTCGAGATATGCCTGGCAACCCTCAAAGTAATTAGTCAAGAGATGCTTAAGAAAACTTAAGATTCTTTAATAGTACCTCGGAGGCTCTTACAGGCAGTTCTAAACTAGTGTCTAAGTATGAATAGTCATCAGACATACACCCTTAACGACCCACCTGGAGTCTTGCAGTGCTCAGATGCTCTATGAGGAATTTTTCCTTCCTCGTAAACGCCATGCGTACTTCAGCTAATAGGGGATTGTAATTCATGAAGGAGTATATTCCCGTCTTAGGCTCTAAGGATTCCCAGTCGAAGAGTGCTACACCTTGCATACCGGTCTCTCTTGCTACTTTTATAGCCCAGAGTA contains:
- a CDS encoding DUF2817 domain-containing protein; its protein translation is MKIRMILLEKRGKLILILTDSKQDDFCKNLKILYPHRVYVLDVTKKRYDIELLRKYDSIITFLREGENVKKINYETIKNYAKDGHDVIMCLYEYAYYNKLKFNKEYTGKVKPMIKILFENDITNGFHKSDLIYWYGNIGGGINDPNSDQLIQRQILDVKESDRVKVIASSTINKGAVIIEEKIEKGRIIAIDLISPNEAIEWDFKGSANKYVILGNILSGSVRYGKYYQRKLSYEEFIGAMKKLCRKYKHLWIEEEGVSSDGSKIYSINAGIQTKPMFLFVATLHGWEWENAYGLLTFAEYIGEHPDDERIRLNDYFIKIIPIANPYGYKNNTRHNANGVDLNRNFNYKWEEFKMQHPRQDVAQPWDYDWKGYSPASEPETKILQRIIDSHEIACVVDFHSASSTVLAKPERPDNAILDLVYAEVVRNLKDRYIRVVWGTPGKHIQLTIDYLTTLNEDPELINYAANRGLAFLVETIGNRDETHGLVMHTDLVVEICLATLKVISQEMLKKT